In the genome of Salinispirillum sp. LH 10-3-1, one region contains:
- a CDS encoding universal stress protein, whose amino-acid sequence MNPILVYFDPAEDNLSVFNKAGYLAQTLGTTLFLFTNGYNSSLANNHPVDAASGERSRDAFVGRLEKSLLEEAEQLRNKGLEVVVKAVWDKSPWHAIDELLQTQQFEFIIKGTHHQNVMQRTFFSSTDWDLMRCSPLPVLLVKSEPWPEHLHLTACVDPIEHGDAPKILDKAIVLQGKAWQEQLSAKLEILNVYDPTPFMVYMDPPVPDTTPITEALAQQHQEALNALLEDCGLPATLGKLEAGTPTATIPDLLYEGNTQIVIMGAQTREGIGRWLIGHTAEKVLDRITCDILVIKTG is encoded by the coding sequence ATGAACCCGATACTCGTCTACTTCGATCCGGCAGAAGACAATCTGTCTGTTTTTAACAAAGCCGGGTACCTGGCTCAAACGCTAGGCACCACCCTGTTCCTCTTCACCAACGGTTACAACAGCTCACTTGCTAACAACCATCCGGTTGATGCCGCATCGGGTGAGCGCTCGCGTGATGCCTTCGTTGGCCGGTTAGAAAAATCACTGCTAGAAGAAGCGGAACAATTGCGCAACAAAGGCCTGGAGGTTGTGGTAAAGGCAGTATGGGATAAGAGCCCTTGGCATGCCATCGACGAGTTACTGCAAACCCAGCAATTCGAGTTTATCATCAAGGGTACCCACCACCAGAACGTCATGCAGCGCACCTTTTTCAGCTCCACCGACTGGGACTTGATGCGCTGTAGCCCGCTGCCCGTCTTGCTCGTGAAGTCGGAGCCATGGCCTGAACACTTGCATCTAACCGCCTGTGTTGACCCCATTGAGCACGGCGACGCACCGAAGATTCTCGATAAAGCCATTGTGCTGCAGGGCAAGGCTTGGCAGGAGCAACTCAGCGCCAAGTTAGAAATCCTGAACGTTTACGACCCTACCCCTTTTATGGTGTATATGGACCCTCCGGTGCCCGACACCACCCCCATTACTGAAGCCCTCGCCCAGCAGCATCAAGAAGCGCTAAATGCACTACTGGAAGACTGTGGACTTCCCGCAACACTCGGCAAACTGGAAGCAGGCACGCCGACAGCAACCATTCCTGACCTCTTGTACGAAGGAAATACACAGATCGTGATCATGGGTGCTCAGACTCGTGAAGGCATTGGCCGTTGGCTTATCGGACATACCGCAGAGAAGGTGTTGGATCGTATTACCTGCGACATTCTCGTGATAAAAACAGGCTGA
- the aroA gene encoding 3-phosphoshikimate 1-carboxyvinyltransferase, producing MERLTLSPLSHVDGEVTIPGSKSLSNRILLLAALAEGTTQIANLLDSDDIARMLESLKALGVNYTLSDDKTRCSVTGLGGSFQSTEALTLFLGNAGTAMRPLTAALCLGQGEYTLEGIARMYERPIGDLVDTLRQLGADITYLGNAGYPPLRIRGTGLRGDRVSIKGNISSQFLTALLMSAPMAEQDLTIDVDGELVSKPYIDITLDVMARFGVAVENRNYQSFFIRGRQRYRSPGNIMVEGDASSASYFLAAGAIAGGTVRVHGIGKASVQGDVKFADVLAQMGAKVTYSDYWIEVSRGELNGVDVDLNHIPDAAMTIATTALFAKGPTAIRNVYNWRVKETDRLHAMATELRKLGAEVEEGEDYIVIQPLSTLQAAEIETYDDHRIAMCFSLAAFGNAPITILDPGCTAKTFPTYFATFRSITTDATAATT from the coding sequence ATGGAACGCCTTACCCTGTCACCGCTTTCCCACGTCGACGGCGAAGTTACCATTCCCGGTTCCAAGAGCCTATCCAACCGAATCCTGTTGCTGGCCGCATTAGCGGAAGGCACAACGCAGATCGCCAACCTACTCGACAGCGACGACATAGCGCGCATGCTGGAGTCGTTAAAAGCCTTGGGGGTCAACTACACCCTGAGCGACGACAAAACCCGCTGCTCAGTTACTGGCCTCGGCGGCAGCTTTCAGTCGACCGAAGCACTGACTCTGTTCTTAGGTAATGCGGGCACTGCCATGCGCCCCTTGACCGCCGCCCTGTGCCTGGGCCAAGGTGAATACACCCTTGAAGGCATTGCGCGCATGTATGAGCGCCCGATTGGCGACCTTGTAGACACACTGCGTCAACTCGGGGCCGACATCACCTATCTTGGCAACGCAGGCTACCCACCCTTGCGTATTCGCGGTACTGGTCTGCGCGGTGACCGGGTGAGCATCAAGGGTAATATCTCCAGCCAATTTTTAACCGCGTTGTTAATGAGCGCGCCGATGGCGGAACAAGACCTCACCATTGACGTTGACGGTGAGCTGGTCTCGAAGCCCTATATCGACATCACTCTGGACGTCATGGCACGCTTCGGCGTAGCCGTGGAAAACCGCAATTATCAATCGTTTTTCATTCGTGGCCGTCAGCGCTACCGCTCGCCTGGCAACATCATGGTGGAGGGCGATGCTTCGTCAGCGTCCTACTTTCTAGCGGCGGGTGCCATAGCTGGCGGTACCGTGCGCGTACACGGCATTGGCAAGGCGTCGGTACAGGGTGATGTGAAGTTTGCCGATGTACTGGCTCAGATGGGCGCTAAGGTCACCTACAGTGACTATTGGATTGAAGTATCGCGTGGAGAACTGAACGGTGTGGATGTTGACCTGAACCACATCCCCGATGCCGCCATGACCATAGCCACCACGGCCCTGTTCGCCAAAGGCCCGACTGCCATTCGCAACGTGTATAACTGGCGCGTGAAAGAAACCGACCGCTTACATGCCATGGCGACCGAACTGCGTAAACTGGGTGCCGAGGTCGAAGAAGGCGAGGACTACATCGTGATCCAACCACTCAGCACGCTGCAAGCGGCCGAGATTGAAACCTACGATGACCATCGTATCGCCATGTGCTTTTCACTCGCGGCCTTTGGCAATGCGCCCATCACCATATTAGACCCTGGTTGTACGGCGAAGACATTCCCAACCTATTTTGCTACCTTCCGTTCCATCACGACCGATGCAACGGCAGCAACAACCTAA
- the ppa gene encoding inorganic diphosphatase — protein MSYNSIPAGKDLPNDFYVAIEIPANSSPIKYEIDKDADALMVDRFMATPMFYPANYGYIPQTLADDGDALDVLVVTPYPVQPGSVIRARAIGILEMTDEAGTDAKLVAVPHQKLTRLYDDVNEIEDLPPLLIEQIKHFFENYKDLEVGKWVKVEGWKNADAARAAIMAAAAAYKG, from the coding sequence ATGAGTTATAACTCGATCCCTGCGGGCAAAGACTTGCCCAACGACTTTTATGTTGCCATTGAAATTCCAGCAAATAGCAGCCCTATTAAGTATGAAATCGACAAAGACGCTGACGCCTTGATGGTTGATCGCTTCATGGCGACGCCGATGTTCTACCCAGCCAACTACGGCTACATTCCGCAAACGCTGGCCGACGACGGTGACGCCTTGGACGTATTGGTGGTAACGCCTTACCCTGTACAACCGGGCTCAGTCATCCGGGCTCGTGCAATCGGCATTCTGGAAATGACCGACGAAGCAGGTACCGATGCGAAACTGGTGGCTGTGCCGCACCAAAAGCTCACCCGTCTGTATGACGATGTGAACGAAATTGAAGACTTGCCTCCCTTGTTGATTGAGCAAATCAAACACTTCTTCGAAAACTACAAAGACCTGGAAGTGGGCAAGTGGGTTAAGGTTGAAGGCTGGAAAAACGCTGACGCCGCCCGGGCAGCCATTATGGCCGCCGCCGCAGCCTATAAAGGCTAA